A stretch of Pristiophorus japonicus isolate sPriJap1 chromosome 12, sPriJap1.hap1, whole genome shotgun sequence DNA encodes these proteins:
- the lrrn1 gene encoding leucine-rich repeat neuronal protein 1, with protein sequence MAKKWICSSICHVVIGFLTIGLIEASLQHNECPQLCVCEIRPWFTPQSTYREAVTVDCNDLRLTRIPSNLSADTQVLLLQSNNIGKTTDEFEQMFNLTELDLSQNNFTNIQDVGLINLTQLTTLHLEENQIADMPDYCLQDLVNLQELYINHNQINSISANAFSGLRNLLRLHLNSNKLRVIDSRWFQSTPNLEILMIGENPVIGILDMNFKPLNNLRSLVLAGMELTEIPGNALVGLDSLESLSFYDNKLGRVPQLALQKVPALKFLDLNKNPVHKIQEGDFRNMLRLKELGINNMVELVSIDRYALDNLPELTKLEATNNPKLSYIHRYAFREVPSLESLMLNNNALNALYQKTVDNLPNLREVSIHSNPIRCDCVIQWMNSNRTTIRFMEPQSMFCAMPPEYRGQQVKEVLLQETAEQCLPMIAHDTFPNHLNVDVDMTISLDCRAMAEPEPEIYWVTPLGSKITVDTLSDKYKLSNEGTLEVSHIRIEDSGRYTCVAQNSEGADTRVATIRVNGTLLDGTQVLKIYVKQSESHSILVSWRVNSNVMTSNLKWSSATMKIDNPHITYTARVPVDVHEYNLTHLQPATEYEVCLTVSNIHQQTQKSCVNVTTKGVAFSLDISDQGTSTALAAVMGSMFAIISIASIAVYIAKRLKRKNYHHSLKKYMQKTSSIPLNELYPPLINLWEGDSEKEKDGSSDVKPTPVDTSRSYYVW encoded by the coding sequence ATGGCTAAAAAGTGGATCTGTTCATCCATTTGTCATGTAGTGATAGGTTTTCTGACTATAGGTCTAATTGAAGCCTCTCTGCAGCATAATGAATGCCCTCAGTTGTGTGTTTGTGAAATCCGGCCATGGTTCACACCACAGTCAACATACAGAGAAGCTGTCACTGTGGACTGCAATGATCTGCGGTTGACCAGAATTCCTAGCAATCTTTCTGCTGACACCCAGGTGCTCTTGCTTCAGAGCAACAATATTGGCAAGACAACTGATGAATTTGAGCAAATGTTTAATCTCACAGAGCTTGACCTCTCTCAAAATAATTTTACCAATATTCAAGATGTAGGCCTCATCAACCTTACTCAGCTCACCACTCTGCACCTAGAGGAGAACCAGATAGCAGACATGCCTGATTATTGCTTACAGGACCTCGTCAATCTCCAAGAACTGTACATAAATCACAACCAGATTAATAGCATATCTGCAAATGCCTTTTCTGGCTTAAGGAATTTGTTGAGACTTCACCTAAATTCCAACAAACTACGAGTGATTGACAGCCGTTGGTTTCAGTCTACACCTAACTTGGAGATTCTCATGATTGGAGAAAACCCTGTAATTGGCATCCTAGATATGAACTTCAAACCTCTCAACAATCTGAGGAGCCTGGTGTTAGCAGGAATGGAACTGACGGAAATCCCTGGAAATGCTTTAGTGGGATTGGATAGTCTCGAAAGTCTCTCATTCTATGATAATAAACTGGGACGAGTGCCTCAGCTTGCACTTCAGAAGGTGCCAGCCTTGAAGTTCCTTGATTTGAACAAGAACCCTGTTCATAAAATTCAAGAAGGTGACTTCAGAAACATGCTTCGCTTGAAAGAACTAGGTATTAACAATATGGTTGAGCTAGTTTCTATTGATAGATATGCGCTGGATAATCTACCTGAACTTACAAAATTGGAAGCTACAAATAACCCTAAATTGTCATACATCCATCGCTATGCATTTCGGGAAGTTCCTTCCCTTGAAAGCTTGATGCTTAATAATAATGCATTAAATGCCCTATATCAAAAGACTGTGGATAACCTCCCCAATCTACGTGAAGTAAGCATTCACAGTAACCCGATCAGGTGTGACTGTGTTATTCAATGGATGAACTCGAACAGAACAACTATTCGGTTTATGGAGCCGCAGTCGATGTTTTGTGCTATGCCACCAGAATACCGAGGGCAACAAGTCAAAGAAGTTCTCCTGCAGGAGACGGCTGAACAGTGTCTCCCAATGATTGCACATGACACCTTTCCAAATCACCTAAATGTAGATGTTGATATGACGATTTCCTTAGATTGTCGAGCTATGGCTGAGCCTGAACCGGAAATCTACTGGGTGACCCCACTCGGCAGTAAAATCACAGTAGACACCCTATCAGACAAATATAAGCTGAGCAATGAGGGAACTCTCGAAGTTTCTCACATTCGCATTGAGGACTCTGGCCGATATACTTGTGTTGCTCAGAACTCGGAAGGAGCTGATACAAGAGTTGCAACCATTCGAGTTAACGGAACCCTCCTAGATGGAACTCAGGTACTGAAAATATACGTCAAGCAATCCGAATCCCACTCTATCTTGGTTTCATGGAGAGTGAACTCCAATGTCATGACTTCCAATTTGAAGTGGTCTTCAGCCACCATGAAGATTGATAACCCTCACATTACATACACGGCAAGGGTTCCCGTTGATGTCCATGAATATAACCTGACACATCTTCAACCTGCGACAGAGTATGAGGTCTGTCTTACTGTATCGAACATCCACCAGCAGACTCAGAAATCATGTGTCAATGTTACTACAAAGGGTGTGGCATTCTCACTGGACATTTCCGACCAGGGAACCAGCACCGCTCTAGCAGCGGTAATGGGGTCAATGTTTGCCATCATTAGCATTGCCTCAATAGCTGTTTACATTGCCAAACGCCTCAAGCGGAAGAACTACCACCATTCACTGAAGAAATACATGCAGAAAACCTCCTCCATTCCCTTGAATGAGCTTTATCCACCACTTATAAATCTATGGGAAGGGGATAGTGAGAAGGAAAAAGATGGCTCTTCTGACGTGAAGCCTACACCTGTTGATACATCGAGAAGCTACTATGTGTGGTAA